A region from the Chrysoperla carnea chromosome 4, inChrCarn1.1, whole genome shotgun sequence genome encodes:
- the LOC123297697 gene encoding clavesin-2-like — protein MGLKYIRCPPLPKLTKDLNRINYIDLTDQFDDNFNLISYAKAYIMGLETRIPYDRNTGEIIVYDCSRVNMNIIKGLTPTLFKKAIDVYLKGYSLRVAGLHFLFPPPGGIFLLGIAKTLIKPKLFERIHLHDSYESLHKLVPKELLPKNVGGDLPDIQVITDEWYTVMKKNRDNLIELSKTRTDESKRIKNINDDEYFGSMHGSFKKLDVD, from the exons ATGGGATTgaaatatat ccgATGCCCACCTCTTCCAAAGCTTACCAAAGACTTAAATCGAAtcaattatattgatttaacaGATCaatttgatgataattttaatttaatttcgtaTGCCAAAGCATATATAATGGGACTTGAAACACGAATTCCATATGATCGAAATACTGGAGAAATTATTGTTTATGATTGTTCAAGAGTTaatatgaatattatcaaaGGATTGACTCcaactttgtttaaaaaagctATTGATGTTTATCTT AAAGGTTATAGTCTTCGGGTTGCTGGATTACATTTTCTATTTCCGCCTCCCGGTGGAATTTTTCTTTTGGGTATtgcaaaaactttaataaaaccaaaattatttgaacGTATTCATTTACATGATAGTTATGAATCATTACATAAATTAGTTCCAAAAGAATTGTTACCAAAAAATGTGGGTGGAGATTTACCTGACATTCAAGTAATTACAG atgagTGGTATacagttatgaaaaaaaatcgtgataatttaatagaactCTCGAAAACACGTACAGACGAATCAAAacgaattaaaaacataaatgatGATGAATATTTTGGATCAATGCatggatcatttaaaaaattggatgttgactaa